TAACGGCCCCGCGAACTGCTTGCGCATGGCCGCGCGGCCGCCTTCCCAGCGAGCGCGTTGTGTGCCGGCGGCGGCGGAGTTGTCGGGGACTTCGCCGAAGACGTTGGCTGCGTCGAGGAAGGTGACTTTGCGTCCGCGGCGCACAAGTTCTAGGTGGTATTCGAGGTCTTCGACGAGCGAGTGCGAGGTGTAGGGGATCGCCTCCAGCGTGGCGCGCGAAAGCGCGAAGCCGTTGCCGAAGATGCCGCTGGAGAGGCCGAGCGTTGCGCGTCCGCGCGGACGCAGCACGTTGAAGCCGTAGAGCGCGAGTGCCATGAGACGTTGGCGTTCGGTGTTCTGCGCGCCGGCGGCGATATAGCGCGCCTGCACGGCGTCTGCCCCGGCAGAGAACGCGGCGCGGGCTTCGGCGATGAGCGCAAGCGTGGCTTCGGAGTCTGCGTCGATGACCATGACGGCGTCTGCGCCGTGGCTGAGGGCGATGTCGAAACCGTAGAAGAGCGCTGCGCCTTTGCCGCGTGCGCCGTCGTCGTTCAGCGGCAGTGAAACGGCTCCTGCTTCGGCGGCGCGTTGCACGGTGGTGTCTTTGCAGTTGTGCGCGATGACGAAGATCCTATCGGCGGGCACACCCGCGGCGAGGATGCTGCGCACGCAGGCGCCGACGAGCTTCTCTTCGTTGTGCGCGGGCACGATGACGGCGAGGTCGATGTTGGCTGTGCCGCGCGGCGAGGCGGGCTTGATGATCGCCGCGAGTGAGAGCACGAGCAGCTCGAGCACGAGCGGCAGTGTGGGGGCGAGCAACAGGACCGCGATGATGGTGAAGACGAGATGCAGGGCGGGCTCCTCAAAAGTACCGCGAAACTTGCTGACGAGATTCTAGACTGAGAAGCGTGAACGACTGGATACCACTTCGGCTGCTGGAGTCAGCAAGCGCAACACCGCGACTGTTTTGTCTGCCGCACGCAGGTTCGGGCGCGGCGGGGTTCTTCCGCTGGCGGCGCATGGTCTCCGCGTGGAATGTGTGCCCGGTGCAGTTGCCGGGGCGCGATGCGCGCATGATGGAGCCTGCGATCACGGACGCGACGGCGTTGGTGGACGCGATGCATGCGGCGTTGAAGCCGCATCTGACGCAGCCGTATGCGCTCTTCGGGCACAGTATGGGCGCGTTGCTGGCGGCGTTGTGGGCGCAGAGGATCGAGCGGGAAGGTTTGCTGCAGCCGATGGCGCTGGTGCTATCGGGGCGTGGTGCGCCGAGCGAGCGGCCGGTGTTTCCGCTGCTTGAAACGATGAGCGACGAAGAGCTGTTGCACGCGCTCGATGCGCGCTTCGGCGGCGATAGCGCGACGACGCTGATGGCTGACCCGGAGCTGCGCGCGCATTATCTGCCTCTGCTGCGGGCGGACCTTGCGGTAGTCGACAGTGCGGATGTGACGCGGTTTGTCGAGCCTCTGCGGGTGTCGACGTATGTGCTGCGCGGAGCGGACGATCCTGCGGTGCCGTTGGCGAGCGCGGAGCGTTGGCGGCGGCACGGGGCGGGGGCGTTCCGGCTGCAGAGTTTTCCGGGAAATCACTTCTTTCACTTCAACGACAGCGAAGCTGCGGTGTTGAAGCTGCTGGAAGAGATTGCTACCGCTCCGTCCAGGTAAGGACCGTCATGGAGAACGGCGGCAGCGAGCGTGTGGCGGCGTTCTTCTCGTTCGCGGTGCGGAGTTTCACTTGTTCGCCGTGCTCGTTGTTGTCCGTGATGCGCGCGGAGGTGAGCGTGGTGACGGTGACGCCCGCGGCGGTGGGGTTCATGGCGGCGATGTTCAGCGGCAGCGCTTGGGTGCGGCTCAGGTTGAAGAGGATGAGCGAACGCTTCGCGCCATCGGCGAAGGCGAAGCTTTGTAGCTGATGGATGTTGCCAGCGGCGATCTTGTCGTTGGTGCTTGCAGCTTGCGACCACGTCGGGTTCAGGCCGCTTGTCTGGACTGCGACCATGTTTGCCAGCAGCGCGTGGTTGACGGCTTCGAGTGCGAGGAAGGCAGGGCGGCGCGCGTTGGTGTTGCCGCCCATGTCGACGACGCCACCCCATAGCGGCGTGTTGCGCTTGGAGCCGCCGCTGCTGGTGAAGCCGTTGGAGAACTCGGGCAGCGCGAAGAAGCATTGGTCACTGATGCCGAGTTCGCGCAGCATGAGCAGCATGTGGTCGGCCACGGCGAGTCCGCCGCCGAGCGAAGGCACGGTGGTGTCGATCGCGTCCTGCGTGATGTTGGCGCTACCGGTCGCTGTGCCGAGATTTACCTCGTAGACGCTGAGTTTCTTGCCTGCGGCGAACTTGTTCAGCGTGTCGCGCTGCTGGGCCATGAAGCCGTTGCTGTTCAACTCTTCGGGCTGCGCGAACATACTGCCGAAGATGGCTTCGCTGCTCGATGCATCGTTGAACTCGCTGAAGAGGTAGGGTGCAACGGCGAGCGAATCGGCCGCGCCGTTCAAGGCTTTCGCTTCCTGCTCGCTCCACCACGGCACGGCGAACCATGAGCCTGCGACGAGGTCGTAGTGTGCATCGTTGAAGCTCGGCGAGTGGCGCGCGGCATTGAAGACAGCGGCGGCGCGCTGGCCGTAGGCGGTGGGGTCGTGGATCGCCGCGCCGGCGAAGCTCATCACGTTCCACTGCTCGTTGCCGAGCTCGAGATGGATGGTGGGGAAGACATCGCTCCACGGTCTGGCGTGGCCTGCGGCCGCGCGCATGGCGCCGTAATGCGTGGTTGTGGGGCCTGAGAGGTAGTCGATGAGGCCTTGCATCTCCCACGGCGAGAAGCCTGCGGGGAGCGAGATCCACGGCTCTGCGCCGACGGCTGCGGAGAGCTCCAGGACTTCGGGCACGCCGAGCGCGATGTCTTCGCTGCGCTGCGACTGCGTGCTGTAGCCGGTGCGACGGCGGGCGAACTGCGGGGCGAGGAGATCGTCGAGCGAGGCGCCGAAGTTTGCGCCGTTATCCATAAAGCGCAGGATGCCGGGCTTGTACTCGCGGAGCGCGGCGACGACTTCATCGCGGAAGGCTGTGGTGTTTCCAGCGCTGCGCGCGGGCGTGAGGCTCACGTCGTCCATCAGGATCGACGCGCTTTCGAGCAGGAACTGCAAGCGCACGGAGCCGATGGCGCCGGGCTTGTCGTTGGCGGCGATGCTGAGGCTGTACTCGTGCCACTGCGGGCTGAGCGTGACCTGCTTGTCGAGGAAGTTCTCCGCGCCGTGCTGCGTGTCGAGCCGCTGCAGGATGATGTGCAGCGGCTTGGCGCCGCTCAGGGACTTCGCTTTGAAGGTGAGCGTGTAGTTGCCGTGCAGGTGCACGAAGCTGTGGCCCTCAAGCGTGTCGAAGTAGGTGGTGAGTTCGGCGCTGCCGCAACCGCTGAGCGCGTTGAGGCGCAGTGTTTGATGGCCGATGGCGTTTGGTGGAAGGTCGGTGCGCTCGGCCTGGGCGTTGGCGCCGCACTGGAAGTTGGTCCACCAGCCTGCGGTGGGATCGCCGGGCTTGTCGGCGCGGACGAGCAGGAAGTCGTTGTCCCTGGGCTGGCGGTCGAGGGTGTTGAAGTTCAGCGTGTAGCCGAGCGGCGAGATGCCGGCGTGGCTTTCGGTGACGCGTGAGATCGCGCCTGCGGCGGGTCCGCTCAGCACCTGCGCCCACGCGCCGTCGAGGAAGCCATCGGGCCAGACGGTGTATTCGTTCTCGTCCGAGCAACTGGAGCGGCCGAAGTGCTTGCAACGCAGGACGGTTTGCCAGGTCTCGCCCTCGAAGCCGGGATTGCGCTGGATGAGGTTGCGCGCCATCTGGCCGGAGTCGTAGAAGGTCTGCCCGCTGAGGTTGATGCCGAAGCGTTTGACGCCGCGGTGCAGCACGCGCGGAGTGACGGTGACGGTCGTCTGCGCGGGAAGCGCTGCGACGGAGGCAAGAATCGCCGCGCAGGCGACGGCGTTACGCCATGACATTGTGGAACTCCAGCTTGGGCTGCTCAGGCTGCACGCGGTTCAGCACCTGCGACCATCCTGCGATGAGGAAGAAGAGCTCATAGGGCTGGTTGCCGAGAAACACTGTTCCCACGGTGAGCAATAACCCGGCATAGGTGCCGAAGAGTGAGAACGCGAAGAAGCGGTCCATGCGGTCTTTGGTGACGGCGGCTGCAGCGAAGAGGCGGATGAGCGCTTCCACGCCGAGCAGACACATGGAGGCGAGCCCAACCCATCCCTGCGTGAGCCAGATGAAGAGGTACTCGTTGTCGATGGACTCCTGCCCAGGCACGCGGCGGAAGGCCTGTCCCCAACCGAAGGGGCCGCCGGCGATCGCGGTGGGCTTGTAGTTGTCGAAGAGCAGGGCGCGATATTGCGCGGTCTGCGCTTCGGCGCTCGAGGGGTCTGCATTGACGAGATGTTGCTTGACCTGCACGTAGGTGAAACCAAGGATCGGCAGCGTGATGCCAAAGAACAGAACGCAGTTGCGCCAGATGTGTTTGCTTTTGCCGATGAAGGCGATGGGCAGCGCGAAGAGGCAGCCGAGCCACGGGCCGCGCGCCTGCGTGGTGAAGAGGAAGATCGCCAGCAGGATGAAGATGATCGTCTTCACGTTGAGCGGGTGGTTCGGGAACCAGGGAAACTTTTCGGGCCAGGGCTTTGCGTAGGAAACCCACACGGCCAGCATGATGCCGAAGAGGATGACCATGCCGGCAAGCTCGGACTGACCGTAAGGGCCGGAGACGCGGCCGAATCCCCAACGCAGCTGCGTCTTCCAGGCAAAGGATTCGTTCTGGAAGAAGCGTCCCCACACGAGCGTGAAGGGGTTGATGCTCATGCGGTACTCGTAGAGCGAGATGATGCCGCAGATGGTCATGAGCGTGACGATGCGTCGCGCGGTGGCGGCGCGGATGCCTGATTGCTCGATCAGCACCTTGCCGATCATGTAAGGGATGAGGCCTTCGCAGACGCCGTAGTAGAGGTTGAAGATGGCGGCGGTCGTGCGCTCGGCTTTGTATTCCGTAACGCAGGTGCTGAGAAGGAAAAGGCCGATCCAGATGTCGGAGGTGGTAAAGCGCCAGCGGCGCATGAGCGTGAGCACGATGGCGGCGCCGATAGGCAGCAGTGCCGACTGGCCGACCGTGATCGGCGGCAGCGCCGAAATCTTCCAGTAGTAATACGACGGGAAGAGCACGAAGAACGGCAGGAAGTAGCGCAGGAAGACGTGCGGAACGGAGTATCGGAAGAGAGCGAACGCGCAAATCAAGCACGGGATGAGGACGATGATTTGCATGGACGCGGCTCGCTTGCCTTCATGCTATCGTGCGAAGACGTTCCGGCAGACAAGGGTATCTTGCACGGCAACGTTACCTTGTGGTGATTGTGCGGGCGAAGAGGAGCGGATGTGGCAGCCGAAGCGGCAGATCAGATCATCGTGGGCCTGATGCGAACGGCGCAGGCGACGCCCGCAGAATACGCCGCCGCGCTGGTCCTGCTGTCCTCTGAGGAACGCGATCGAGCTGCGAGGTTCCTGAGGGAGGAGCCGCGGCAGGAGTTTGTGTTTGCCCGGGCGCTGTTCCGGCGCATGGCATCGCAACGGCTGGGCATCGCTCCGCAGGCCGTAACGTTACGTTTCGGCGAGCGGGGCAAGCCGATGACCGAGGAGCTGGAGTTCAATCTGAGCCACACGCGAGGGCTGGTGGCCTGTGCGCTGGGGGGCAGGATTGCCGTGGGAATCGATATTGAGGCCGATTCTTCCCAGATAGAGGCGCTGGAACTGGCAGAGACGGCGTTCTCACCCTCGGACGTCGCCGAGTTGCGCAACCTGGCAGATCCGGTCGCCCAGCGATATTGGTTTTTGCAGCGTTGGACGGAGCGGGAGGCGGTAGCGAAGTGTCTGGGACAGGGAATCGCTGATCCTAGGGCCTTGCACGGGGATTGGAGCCAGGGGGTAACTCTTGAGAGTCTGTCAGTTGGCGATGGATACTTCGGCTCTCTTGCTTATTCGGCGCAGGCATGTTGTTCTGTGGTGGAGCAATGGTGGTTGCTCGGCGCACTTTGATCAGAGCAATAGTAATTCCCTCTGGTTCCGACACGTTTACAGCAAACTGCTAGAACGAAAGTATCGCTCCTGTTTTTCTGATTGAGTATCGCCATTTGATGGGTCAGTGCTGGTTACCAAAGTGTGACTTCCGCTGGGCTCAAAGTGGAATGGGATGTGATGAGGATCAATGAAACGATTTAGCTGTCAATAGCAGCCAAATTGCTTCGGATCGTAGAGCTTTCCCCATGACACGCAAAAATTCACGAGTCGTCTCGCTGTTCGGGCTCCCCATCTCCAACGTTTCGATGGAGCGCGCGGTGGCGAGCATTGAATCGCGCATTCGTTCTGGCGGCAGTTACCAGATCGCCACGGCGAACCTCGACTTCGTACGCAACGCCCGTCGCAACCCGGAGTTGCACCGCGTAATCTGCGAGTGCGCCATGGTGCTGCCTGACGGATTCCCGCTGGTCTGGGCCTCGCGCCTGATGAAGCGCCCGTTGCATGAGCGCGTCGCCGGGTCGGACCTTACGGTCGAGCTGGCAAAGCTTTCTGCAGAGAAGGGCTACGGCATCTTCCTGCTCGGTTCCACGGATGAGAACGCGCAGGACTCCATGCGCGTTTTGAGCGAGCGTTTCCCCGGCGTGAACTTCGTCGGCCACTACGCTCCGCCGCCGCGTCCGCTGGACCAGATGGACAACACCGAGATCCTGCACCGCATTCATGCGGCGAACCCGCATATTCTGCTGGTTGCGTTCGGTAACCCGAAGCAGGAGTTCTGGATTCACCGCAATATGGACAAGCTCCGCGTACCGGTAGCGATCGGTATCGGTGGCACGCTGGAGATGGTGGCAGGCGCGAAGAAGCGTGCGCCGCGCTGGATCCAGGCCGTGAACCTCGAGTGGGCGTACCGCATGATGCAGGAGCCGATGCGCCTGATTCCGCGCTACTGGCACGATATCGTGGCGCTGGTGCGTTACCTGCCGCGTGA
The nucleotide sequence above comes from Granulicella cerasi. Encoded proteins:
- a CDS encoding glycosyltransferase family 2 protein, whose amino-acid sequence is MLAPTLPLVLELLVLSLAAIIKPASPRGTANIDLAVIVPAHNEEKLVGACVRSILAAGVPADRIFVIAHNCKDTTVQRAAEAGAVSLPLNDDGARGKGAALFYGFDIALSHGADAVMVIDADSEATLALIAEARAAFSAGADAVQARYIAAGAQNTERQRLMALALYGFNVLRPRGRATLGLSSGIFGNGFALSRATLEAIPYTSHSLVEDLEYHLELVRRGRKVTFLDAANVFGEVPDNSAAAGTQRARWEGGRAAMRKQFAGPLLQEVLRGRIRLLEPLLDLIALPVGSGVPLLLLGLLPPIAWTRTYAATGLLALVLYVAVSAVLSGQPLAMLRALLSVPKYLVFKLLLRKQTKAAAEGNAGWVRTERND
- a CDS encoding thioesterase II family protein gives rise to the protein MNDWIPLRLLESASATPRLFCLPHAGSGAAGFFRWRRMVSAWNVCPVQLPGRDARMMEPAITDATALVDAMHAALKPHLTQPYALFGHSMGALLAALWAQRIEREGLLQPMALVLSGRGAPSERPVFPLLETMSDEELLHALDARFGGDSATTLMADPELRAHYLPLLRADLAVVDSADVTRFVEPLRVSTYVLRGADDPAVPLASAERWRRHGAGAFRLQSFPGNHFFHFNDSEAAVLKLLEEIATAPSR
- a CDS encoding O-antigen ligase family protein, with product MQIIVLIPCLICAFALFRYSVPHVFLRYFLPFFVLFPSYYYWKISALPPITVGQSALLPIGAAIVLTLMRRWRFTTSDIWIGLFLLSTCVTEYKAERTTAAIFNLYYGVCEGLIPYMIGKVLIEQSGIRAATARRIVTLMTICGIISLYEYRMSINPFTLVWGRFFQNESFAWKTQLRWGFGRVSGPYGQSELAGMVILFGIMLAVWVSYAKPWPEKFPWFPNHPLNVKTIIFILLAIFLFTTQARGPWLGCLFALPIAFIGKSKHIWRNCVLFFGITLPILGFTYVQVKQHLVNADPSSAEAQTAQYRALLFDNYKPTAIAGGPFGWGQAFRRVPGQESIDNEYLFIWLTQGWVGLASMCLLGVEALIRLFAAAAVTKDRMDRFFAFSLFGTYAGLLLTVGTVFLGNQPYELFFLIAGWSQVLNRVQPEQPKLEFHNVMA
- a CDS encoding 4'-phosphopantetheinyl transferase family protein, yielding MAAEAADQIIVGLMRTAQATPAEYAAALVLLSSEERDRAARFLREEPRQEFVFARALFRRMASQRLGIAPQAVTLRFGERGKPMTEELEFNLSHTRGLVACALGGRIAVGIDIEADSSQIEALELAETAFSPSDVAELRNLADPVAQRYWFLQRWTEREAVAKCLGQGIADPRALHGDWSQGVTLESLSVGDGYFGSLAYSAQACCSVVEQWWLLGAL
- a CDS encoding WecB/TagA/CpsF family glycosyltransferase; its protein translation is MTRKNSRVVSLFGLPISNVSMERAVASIESRIRSGGSYQIATANLDFVRNARRNPELHRVICECAMVLPDGFPLVWASRLMKRPLHERVAGSDLTVELAKLSAEKGYGIFLLGSTDENAQDSMRVLSERFPGVNFVGHYAPPPRPLDQMDNTEILHRIHAANPHILLVAFGNPKQEFWIHRNMDKLRVPVAIGIGGTLEMVAGAKKRAPRWIQAVNLEWAYRMMQEPMRLIPRYWHDIVALVRYLPREVLAQRLQWKRAEDGAIRLDTQRGQVTAHVRGALTGSLCREVRDLVTDAIRRGENVTVDLAEATQLNADGLGCLLDARRTLQNRGLDFYIVSPNGAVRRILDASALQSMLHDQTHPQRSPAVSAKEFREETLPQVDRLSA